GTGCCGAACAGCTCGAAACTCGGCTCCGTGTAGGGGTTGTAGTGGGGCTTGAACTGGATGTCCGTGATCCCGAACTGGGCGTAGAACTCCTCGAAGGTGCCCATCAGATCGCGCACCGAGAGGTCCTCGGCCATCACCCAGCCCTCGATCTGGAAGAACTCGAGCAGGTGCGTCGGATCGAGCGTGTCGTTGCGGTAGACCTTTTCGACGCTGAAGTACCGCTGTGGCGGCTCGAGGTCACCGACTTCCTCGCCCGAGAGGTAGCGCGTCGATAGCGAGGTGGTGTGCCCGCGCAGCGCGAGCGCCCTGGCGAAGTCCTCGTCCCACGGGGAGTGATAGCCTTCGCCGTCCTCGCCGACGCCCTCGCGGTGAGCGCGCTCGACGCGGTCGACAAGGTCCTCGGGGAGTTCGTCGATGTGGGTCGGCTGCTCGAGGGCGAACCGGTCCCAGTGCGTCCGCGCGGGATGGTCCTGAGGCATGAACAGGCAGTCGTTGATCCAGAAGTCCGCGTCGACGTGGGGGCCGTCCATCTCCTGGAACCCCATCCCGACGAGGGTATCTTTGACGCGCTCGGCAGTCTGGCGCAGGATATGGACCTTGCCGCCCTCGAACTGTTCTGCATCGGCCTCGACGTTGTACTCCGCGAATTCGACGTCTTCCCACTCGCCGCTCGTGAGCAGTTCGGGCGTGACCTCGCCGACAGTCTCGGCGGTCTCGATGCCTGCCATCAGTTCTGTGACGGCGCGCTCGGTCAGCGTCACCTCGCGGACCGTCGACTCGTGTCGGTCGAGGAGTCCGCGGCGCTCGAGGGACTCGAGCGTCTCCGCGTCCACGTCGACGCTGTCGACCGGTGCGTCGTCGACGTCGGCAAGCGCCTCGAGCGCGTTCGCCTCCGCGTCGGCATCCGGGTCCGCGTCCGGATCGGCTGTGATCTCGCCGCTATCGATCACGCCGTAGCCCTTGCGCGCGTAGTTCGAGAGCGCGATGTCGACCGCACCGCCTTCGAGTCCCGACGCGCCGATGACCTGCCCCATCGAAACGGGGTCGGCGTCGGCACCGGCCTCGAGAGCGGCCTCGTAGAGCCGAATCTCGGGTAGTCTCTCCGCAACGTAGTCACGCCCCTCGTCGGTGAGCGCGACCGTTTCATCGACACGTTCGCTGACGGCGACCAGCCCCTTGTCCTCGAGCTCGAAGACGGCCCCAGTGACGGTTTCGGGCGGGAGGTCGGTCGCCGCGGCGAGGGCGTCGACGGACGTTGCCTCGTCCGCATTCGCGGCCTCTACGACCGCGACCTGTTGTGCTGGAAGTTGCATTCGCTTATCTGCATTGCCGTGGGTCGGTCAGTTAGCGGTTCCGACTCCGGTCGACGTCGACTCTCGACTATCTCCGCGACTGGGCGTCACGATGTCCGCGAACCGAACGCGGACGGCTCTCGAGCCGACGATACTGCACGGACGGTTTCGCCGCGAGCGACCGAATCGGTCGCTCCCGGGTCCACCGGCCCGGACTCACCGGGCGAAGAAGAAGCCGAATCCCGACCGCTGGCGCTGTGGCTGAGTATCGACACTGGCACGGACGTGGGATTCGGGTGCCATACTCGGTGGCACTCGCGAGTCGACTAAAAACGTTGTGATACGTCTCACCACACCACTACCGACGACCGCCGCCTATCCCTCGGACACCCGCGTCGTCTCGAGCGAGCCGCTATCGACCCACTCGAAGCCGGACTGTTCGGCGGTCGCGGTCGTCTCGGGGACCTCCACGGGCGCACACCCGTCGGCGAACTCGATGCGCGTCTCCGCGGACTCGGTGGCCGGCAGTTCCGGAAGGAAGTCGTCGTCCTCGAGTAGCCCGCGGACGGAGACGGTCCCGCCTGCGTCGAGCGCCGCGCCGAGCGCGCGGTACCGGTCGTCGTCGGCCTGTGGGTCGAGGTCCGTACCGAACGAGTCGTTGCTGACCCGTGCTCTTTGGCTGGTCCCCGAGAGTGTCCCGAACCCATCCGAATTCGTCTCGTCTTCGTCCGCGCTCGTCGCTCGATCCTCGCGACTCGAGTCGTCCGCCGGTCCCGAGTCGCCGCGGTCACCCGTTGCGGAGTCGCGCTCTGCGGAGCGGTCTGAATCCTCATTGTGACGCCGCGACACGTCAGGCGAACCCCGAAGTTCGAATCCGTTGATCTCGCTCGCGGGCGCTGTCGTGGTCGATCGTTCCGAGGTGGCCGTCGACGCCGAGCCGGTCGTCGCGTCGCTCGAGAACTCCGCGGACGATGCCGTCGAATCTGATTCTGATTCCGGTCGCGCGGACGGTTCAGCTTCGTCGATGAGTGTGCCGATGTCGGATGTCGGTTCGCTCGGTCGACGCGTGTGCCCCTCGAGCGCCCACGGCGGCCACGGATCGTCGGCATCAGTGCCGGCTCCGATGTCGATCTGCCCGTCCGATTCGTCGCCGGCAGTGGGGACGTACGCTGCGAGTCCGTGCTCCGGAAGCAAGGGTCGATCGACGACCTCGATTCGCTGGCCGTAGCGATCGCGGAGTCGCTCGAGTTCGCTCCGTTCGACCAGTGCAGCGCGCCAGCGGTCAACGCCCGACGAAAGGAGGACGAACCGCGCGTCGGTTCCCGAAAGGATCGCGTCGTCGATCGTCCGGAGGACGGCCGGGAGGTTGTCGGTCCCGAGCGGCGTCTCGGGAGAGGTGATCGTCGCCTCCCGTACTCGGCTGCGGGGATCCGTCGCAGTCAGTGCCAGCCCGTCTCGCGTAGCCGAGACCTCGAGCGACCAGCCGATCGCCTCGAAGACAGCCACGAGTTCGGACTCGAGGTCGGCCCGCGAGTATCGGGCCGCACACGCGAGGCCGCGGTCGCTCTGTGCAATCGTCCGGCGGAGCACCGTTGTCCGATCGACGCCCGTCGCGAGCGTGTTGGCCAGCGCCGCCTCGAGAGTGTCGTCACCGGACGTGTTCCGTCGAACGTCCGTTGCCGTGACGCCGAACGCGCCGAGGATATCGGCACAGACCAGTCGGTCGTCGGTGGACGCACGGCGGTACGGGGCCATCGTGGCTCACGGTTCCACGACTGCCCGTATATATCTTCGTCAGACGCCAAAATGTATGTCTGTCCCCTGCCGAACCGATCCGCGAAAGCCGTCACGGAAGCGGCCGGTATGCTCCGCGTTAGCGACGCCGCGGCGACTCGAGTTCGATATCCGCGTCCTCGAGTAGTCCCTTGACTTCCTCGCGTTTCTCCTGATGTTCTTCGAGGAAGTCCTTCATGAGTTGGGCGGCCTGTTCCTTGCAGTCGCCACAGAGGCGCTCGCCGCCGACACACTCGTCGTAGACACGCTTGGCGAACTCGTCGTCGTCACCGGCCAGTAGGTAGGCGTAGAGCTCGTAGACGGGACACTCATCGGCTTTCCCGCCCTTCTCGCGCTGTTCTTCGGCGGTTTCGCGGCCGCCGGTCGTGGCCGACTTCACCTTACTGTAGCCGTCCTCAGGGTCGTCCAGCAGCGAGATGTGACTCGCCGGGATTGAGGAGGACATCTTGCCGCCGGTGAGCCCGGTCATGAACCGGTGGTAGATCGACGAGGGCGGCTGGAACCCGTAGCCGCCGTTGTCGACCTCGACCTCGCGGGCGAGTTCCTCGGCCGCGGCGCGGTCAATCTCGAAGGCATCGATGTGGCTCTCGTAGACCCGCTTTTCGCCGTCGATGGCGTCGATCAGCGCGTCAAAGGCCTCGTCGGTCGCCCGCCGGTCGAAAAACCGGGTTCGTGGTCGGACCGGTTCCATCCCCGCCTCCTCGAGCTTCGTCAACACTGAACTCAGCGTGTCGGCGCTGACGTCGAGCTCCGACAGCGGCGTCTCTTCGATCGTCTCGGCGACGTGGACACAACGGAGGTCGTCGTCGTCGAAGTCGGCGGGCTCGAGTCGCTCATAGAACCCGGCGACCAGCGCGCGTTCCTCGGGGTCAAGTTCGAAGCTAGCGTAGGCCTCGCTGACCTTGAAGAAGCGCATCCGTTCAGCGAGGTCCCGGGCCAGTCGGACGTGGGGATCCTGGTCCGGGCCGACCGGAATCACGGTCGGTTTGGGCTCCTCGAGTTGCGGGTAGAGGATGTCGGCCATCTGGGTGACAACGGACTGCATGTGAGAAACGTCGGTCTCGCCGTCGAAGCCGTAGATCGCCTGAAACTCCGAGAAGTTGGCTTCCGCGCCGAGATCGAAGGCCAGATCCTGGACCTCGCGGTTGGTCGACTGGCGGTAGAGTTCGCCCTCCTCGGGGTCGAAGCCGAGTGCGAGCAGGGACAACAAGTAGTTACGCGCGTGCTCGTCGATCTCCTCCCAGCTCATCCCGCGGGCGGAGTTGGCCTCGAGGTCGGCGATCAGCCCGTAAGCGTCGGCTCCCTGTTGTTGGTGCCAGATGATTTCGTCGAAGACCAGCTTGTGGCCGATATGGGGATCACCGGTGGGCATGAACCCGGAGAGGACGGCCGCCGGCTCGTCGTTCTGTAAGGCCTCCGCGACCGGTCGGTAGTCGCGGTGGCCGAAGATGACGCCCCGGCGCATCAGGTAGTGCGGATTCGGGACTTCTCCCAAGAGGTCATCGAACTCCTCGATACCGAACTCCTCGAACAGGTTCCGGTAGTCGGAGACGCTCGAGGAACCCCAGGGGTCCAGCGCGACGTCGTCTGCACCTGCAGCGCCGCCGTCGGTCATCGGTTCCCCTGACTCGGACTCCTCGAGTGGGTCGTCTCCGGTCATTAGGTGCGTTTTGGCGCGCCAGCGCGCAAAAGCCTTCGGCTTCGGCGCCGCCGAAATATTCGGTCACCGAGAGTAATGTCGGTGCGCCCCGAACGTCGATCACCGATGCAGATTCAGCTATTCGGGCGCGAGCAGGAGATCGACGGGTCGACGATCGACGCGAAGCCGGAGGCGATCCGCGAGCAGATGCGGGAGTACGAGGCCGGCGAGCGGATGGTGTTCGACCTCGAGATCGAGTTTCCCGACGACTTCACGGGAACCGTCATGCGGACGATGACGGCGATTCCGGCCGGCGAAACTCGAACGTACGGGGAGATCGCGTCGGAACTCGACAGCGCACCGATCGCCGTCGGGCAGGCCTGCGGCCGCAATCCGGTTCCCGTGATCGTGCCCTGTCACCGGATCGTCGGCGCGGACTCGCTCACCGGCTACGCGGGCGGACTGGAGTTGAAACGGCAGTTGCTCGAGCACGAGGGGGCCGCGATACCGGGCGACCCGTAGCGGTTCGGTTCTCGAACGATTCCCGCGCCGCACCTGTTATGGGATCTCCGACTGATACGTCGATCGTGACCGACTTTCCGATCCTGACGGACGGCGATATCTACTCGCAGTTCGACTACGAGGGGGTCGTCGACGCCATTCGCGACGCGTTCGCGGAACGAGCCGCCGGCACGCTCGAGGCCCCGCCGCGCTGGCACGTCGACGCCGGCGAGGGAGAACTCGTCTTCACTGCGGGTGCCGCAACTGGTTCCGCTAACGCCGCCGGTTTCCGAGTCTACGAAACTCATCCCGAATCCGGCGACGGGCACACGGAACTGGTGGCGGTCTTCGACGCGACGACCGGCGCGTTCGCGGGCCTGATCGTCGGCCACGCGATCGGTGGCCTCCGCACCGGGGGCATCGGCGGCGTCGCGATCGACTGCCTCGCTCGCGGGGAGAGCGAGACGCTCGGAGTTCTCGGGTCGGGCTTCCAGGCTCGAGCGCAGGTCGGCGCGGCGTGTGCGGTTCGGGACTTCGAGGAGGTTCTAGTCTACAGTCCGAGCGATGAGAGCCGCGAGTCCTTCGCTAAGACGGCCGACGGCGAAGTCGAACCACCCGTTCGCGCGGTCGATGACCCCGAACCGGTCGTCTGCGAGGCCGACGCGCTCGTCTGTGCGACGAACAGCGAGAAACCGGTCTTCGACGCCGACTGGCTCGAGTCCGGCACCCACGTGACGACGATCGGCCCGCGGTTCGACGACGCCCACGAACTCCCGCTCGGGGTCGTCGATCGCGCCGACGTCATCGCGACCGATTCACTGCCGCAGGTCGAAGACTACGATCGGCCGTACATCGTCGCGGGCGAGGACCGCGAGCGGCTGGTCGAACTCGCGGACGCGCTCGAGGACCCGGGACTCGGACGGCAGCGTGAGGACGACGTCACACTCTTTTGCTCGGTCGGATTGGCGGGGACGGAAGTCATCTTGGGGACGCGGTTCCTCGAGAGATTCGCGTAGCTCGGGCGACGAACTGGCGGAGCGATTCTGTGAGCTACTGGGAGCCGAAGTCGACGTTAGTCGGCTTGGTCGGCTCGGTCAGCCCGGTCGACCACTGTCCGCAACTCCGCGATCCGATCCGATTCGACGCCGGCGAGGACGACCGCCGCGAAGACGCGGTCGCCGTCGGGCCGGGGCGCGTCGCCGCCGAGGATGCCCGAGCCGTCGATGGCCGACTCGAGGGTTCGCCGGCCCTC
This genomic stretch from Natrinema sp. SYSU A 869 harbors:
- a CDS encoding phenylalanine--tRNA ligase subunit alpha — protein: MQLPAQQVAVVEAANADEATSVDALAAATDLPPETVTGAVFELEDKGLVAVSERVDETVALTDEGRDYVAERLPEIRLYEAALEAGADADPVSMGQVIGASGLEGGAVDIALSNYARKGYGVIDSGEITADPDADPDADAEANALEALADVDDAPVDSVDVDAETLESLERRGLLDRHESTVREVTLTERAVTELMAGIETAETVGEVTPELLTSGEWEDVEFAEYNVEADAEQFEGGKVHILRQTAERVKDTLVGMGFQEMDGPHVDADFWINDCLFMPQDHPARTHWDRFALEQPTHIDELPEDLVDRVERAHREGVGEDGEGYHSPWDEDFARALALRGHTTSLSTRYLSGEEVGDLEPPQRYFSVEKVYRNDTLDPTHLLEFFQIEGWVMAEDLSVRDLMGTFEEFYAQFGITDIQFKPHYNPYTEPSFELFGTHPTTGELVEIGNSGIFREEMLEPLGVECDVMAWGLALERLLMLMYGFEDIRDIHGTLCDLDLLRETEVTY
- a CDS encoding tryptophan--tRNA ligase gives rise to the protein MTGDDPLEESESGEPMTDGGAAGADDVALDPWGSSSVSDYRNLFEEFGIEEFDDLLGEVPNPHYLMRRGVIFGHRDYRPVAEALQNDEPAAVLSGFMPTGDPHIGHKLVFDEIIWHQQQGADAYGLIADLEANSARGMSWEEIDEHARNYLLSLLALGFDPEEGELYRQSTNREVQDLAFDLGAEANFSEFQAIYGFDGETDVSHMQSVVTQMADILYPQLEEPKPTVIPVGPDQDPHVRLARDLAERMRFFKVSEAYASFELDPEERALVAGFYERLEPADFDDDDLRCVHVAETIEETPLSELDVSADTLSSVLTKLEEAGMEPVRPRTRFFDRRATDEAFDALIDAIDGEKRVYESHIDAFEIDRAAAEELAREVEVDNGGYGFQPPSSIYHRFMTGLTGGKMSSSIPASHISLLDDPEDGYSKVKSATTGGRETAEEQREKGGKADECPVYELYAYLLAGDDDEFAKRVYDECVGGERLCGDCKEQAAQLMKDFLEEHQEKREEVKGLLEDADIELESPRRR
- a CDS encoding methylated-DNA--[protein]-cysteine S-methyltransferase, which gives rise to MQIQLFGREQEIDGSTIDAKPEAIREQMREYEAGERMVFDLEIEFPDDFTGTVMRTMTAIPAGETRTYGEIASELDSAPIAVGQACGRNPVPVIVPCHRIVGADSLTGYAGGLELKRQLLEHEGAAIPGDP
- a CDS encoding ornithine cyclodeaminase family protein, translated to MTDFPILTDGDIYSQFDYEGVVDAIRDAFAERAAGTLEAPPRWHVDAGEGELVFTAGAATGSANAAGFRVYETHPESGDGHTELVAVFDATTGAFAGLIVGHAIGGLRTGGIGGVAIDCLARGESETLGVLGSGFQARAQVGAACAVRDFEEVLVYSPSDESRESFAKTADGEVEPPVRAVDDPEPVVCEADALVCATNSEKPVFDADWLESGTHVTTIGPRFDDAHELPLGVVDRADVIATDSLPQVEDYDRPYIVAGEDRERLVELADALEDPGLGRQREDDVTLFCSVGLAGTEVILGTRFLERFA